A section of the Acanthochromis polyacanthus isolate Apoly-LR-REF ecotype Palm Island chromosome 1, KAUST_Apoly_ChrSc, whole genome shotgun sequence genome encodes:
- the olig4 gene encoding oligodendrocyte transcription factor 4 has translation MDSDAGSTCSRSSSPDLVVDDSTGSFFSNKMFQRYCQESRGDSEAGQGGMERCSQGGKTKTRSELSKEEMQDLRLKVNSRERKRMHDLNQAMDGLREVMPYAHGPSVRKLSKISTLLLARNYILMLSSSLEEMKKLVGDVYGGSAAVQSRTAPHPTIPPAATAAHLPLHPLAQSLHSLVGSTPSSLQHHSSSPSSAPAPHSPPSASFLGFHAPVQGLLKDPLHLASSYRHFPGMPCPCSLCQPLPTTTSTIHSLSMNK, from the coding sequence ATGGATTCTGATGCTGGCTCCACCTGCAGCCGTTCTTCATCCCCAGACCTGGTAGTGGATGACTCCACTGGGAGCTTCTTCTCCAACAAGATGTTCCAGAGATACTGccaggagagcagaggagacagCGAGGCCGGCCAAGGTGGGATGGAACGCTGCAGCCAGGGAGGAAAGACCAAAACCAGGTCTGAGCTCAGCAAAGAAGAGATGCAAGACTTGAGGCTGAAAGTTAACAGTCGGGAGAGGAAAAGGATGCATGACCTAAACCAGGCGATGGACGGCCTGAGGGAGGTGATGCCGTATGCTCACGGACCTTCAGTCCGCAAGCTGTCAAAGATCTCCACTTTGCTGTTGGCTCGAAACTACATCCTCATGCTGTCCAGCTCTTTGGAAGAGATGAAGAAACTTGTTGGGGATGTTTATGGAGGCAGTGCTGCTGTCCAGAGCCGCACCGCTCCCCATCCCACAATTCCTCCAGCAGCCACAGCTGCCCATCTCCCACTGCATCCTCTGGCCCAGTCCCTGCACTCTCTGGTGGGCAGCACACCTTCATCTCTCCAGCATCActcctcttctccttcctcaGCCCCAGCTCCACACTCCCCTCCATCAGCCAGCTTTCTGGGTTTTCACGCTCCGGTCCAGGGCCTTCTGAAGGACCCCCTCCACCTGGCCAGCTCCTACAGGCACTTCCCTGGCATGCCCTGCCCCTGCTCCCTCTGTCAGCCTCTgcccaccaccacctccacaaTACACAGTCTGTCTATGAACAAGTGA